In Elaeis guineensis isolate ETL-2024a chromosome 1, EG11, whole genome shotgun sequence, a genomic segment contains:
- the LOC105039566 gene encoding tetraspanin-8 has protein sequence MFRVSNNLIGILNFLTFLLSIPIVGGGIWLATRGSTDCEKFLQGPVIAVGVFLMVVSLAGLVGACCRVTWLLWVYLFVMFLLIVLLFCFTVFAFVVTNKGAGEVVSNRGYKEYRLGDYSNWLQKRVNNSKTWARIHSCIQDSKVCQSLQEKNQTFQQFANDNLSPIQSGCCKPPTECNFTYQSETSWAKSTISNSSNPDCNAWDNNPSILCYNCQSCKAGVLANIKNDWKKVAIINIIVLVFLIVVYSIGCCAFRNNRRDDAYGGWKGHP, from the exons ATGTTTCGTGTGAGCAACAACCTGATCGGGATCCTCAACTTTTTGACGTTCCTCCTGTCGATCCCGATCGTCGGCGGGGGGATATGGCTGGCGACGAGGGGGAGCACCGACTGCGAGAAGTTCCTCCAGGGGCCGGTGATTGCCGTCGGCGTGTTCTTGATGGTCGTCTCTCTCGCGGGGCTCGTCGGTGCCTGCTGCCGCGTCACCTGGCTCCTCTGGGTCTACCTCTTCGTCATGTTCCTCCTCATCGTCCTCCTCTTCTGCTTCACCGTCTTTGCCTTCGTCGTGACCAATAAGGGCGCCGGTGAGGTCGTCTCCAACCGGGGTTACAAGGAGTACCGCCTGGGGGACTACTCCAACTGGCTTCAGAAGAGGGTCAACAACAGCAAAACCTGGGCCAGGATCCACAGCTGCATCCAGGACAGCAAGGTCTGCCAGAGTTTGCAGGAGAAGAACCAGACCTTCCAGCAGTTCGCCAACGACAACCTCTCCCCCATTCAG TCTGGATGCTGCAAGCCGCCCACGGAATGTAACTTCACCTATCAGAGTGAAACTTCCTGGGCTAAATCCACCATCTCAAACTCAAGCAACCCAGACTGCAATGCCTGGGATAATAATCCTTCCATCCTTTGCTACAACTGCCAATCTTGCAAGGCTGGTGTGCTGGCCAACATCAAGAATGACTGGAAGAAGGTTGCGATCATCAACATCATAGTCCTTGTCTTCCTTATCGTTGTCTACTCCATCGGATGCTGTGCCTTCAGAAACAACAGACGGGACGATGCTTATGGCGGATGGAAAGGACACCCATAG